A single genomic interval of Cucumis sativus cultivar 9930 chromosome 7, Cucumber_9930_V3, whole genome shotgun sequence harbors:
- the LOC116405103 gene encoding auxin-induced protein X10A-like — MGFRLPSIVLAKPSLRRSTSSGNRATPKSLDVPKGCFTVYVGEEQKKRFVISLSYLNHPLFQDLLSQAEEEFGYDYAMGGITIPCNEDTFVNLIHSLNDS, encoded by the coding sequence ATGGGGTTTCGTTTGCCTAGCATTGTTCTTGCTAAGCCAAGTCTTCGACGATCCACATCGTCAGGAAATAGAGCCACTCCAAAGTCTCTTGATGTTCCGAAAGGATGCTTTACGGTCTATGTCGGAGAAGAACAGAAGAAGCGTTTTGTCATCTCGCTATCTTACTTGAACCATCCTTTGTTTCAAGATTTGTTGAGTCAAGCTGAAGAAGAATTTGGATATGATTATGCAATGGGTGGCATCACAATTCCCTGCAATGAAGATACTTTTGTTAATCTTATTCATAGTTTAAATGACTCATGA
- the LOC101202855 gene encoding U-box domain-containing protein 35 isoform X3: protein MQTRDIFLTFHCYCTRKDIQCLDIILEDTDIVKALTEYVSYAAIETLVLGAPSRHGFIRFKSSSMGSSVSKGAPDFCTVYVISKGKVSSVKNASRSAPFTSPLLDRLQKLSKPIVKGSITPRHKFNLRDRTSFKPRSFQDETIKSPYSHGGERTCISKFSGGFSESESDISFISSGRPSTDRSSSVAFDYSDSGPPRFSTSSEHSFTSLPFKPKWADLSNLNDFSSVSDESCRTSCSWSSQNLDEVELEMRRLKLELKQTMEMYSTACKEALTAKQKAMELNNWRREEEQKLEEARLAQEAAMAIAEQERARCRAAMEAADAAKRIAELESHKRANLEMKAVKEAEEMQKALKNLAQSDIRYRRYSIEEVESATEHFAQSRKIGEGGYGPVFRCRLDHTSVAVKVLRPDATQGRTQFQQEIDILSCIRHPNMVLLLGACPEYGILVYEYMSNGSLEDRLFRKGNTPVIPWQLRFRIAAEIATGLLFLHQTKPEPLVHRDLKPANILLDHNYVSKISDVGLARLLPAVAENVTQCYVTSAAGTFCYIDPEYQQTGMLGVKSDVYSLGIMLLQLITAKPAMGLAHHVARSIEKGTFQEFLDPAVVDWPVEQTLCFAKLALECAELRRKDRPDLASVVLPELEKLREFGEEMMEHMESRDSSGSISSFSHPSTEQDVMSDPQLMMISESSKSPSSISSQVEEE from the exons ATGCAGACTAGAGACATTTTTCTCACCTTCCATTGCTATTGTACTCGGAAGGAT ATTCAATGTCTTGATATTATATTGGAAGACACCGATATAGTGAAAGCATTAACTGAATACGTATCGTACGCTGCAATCGAGACCTTGGTGCTCGGGGCTCCTTCGAGACATGGATTTATTAg GTTTAAGTCATCGAGCATGGGTAGTAGCGTGTCAAAAGGAGCACCGGATTTCTGCACTGTATATGTCATCTCGAAGGGGAAGGTGTCATCAGTGAAGAATGCATCTCGCTCAGCTCCCTTCACTTCCCCTCTACTAGACCGTTTACAGAAGTTATCTAAGCCGATCGTAAAGGGATCAATCACTCCTCGACATAAGTTCAATTTGAGAG ATAGGACATCATTCAAGCCTCGCAGCTTCCAAGATGAAACAATCAA GTCACCTTACTCTCACGGAGGAGAGAGAACTTGTATCTCGAAATTTAGTGGGGGGTTCTCTGAGTCAGAATCCGACATATCCTTTATAAGCTCTGGCAGACCAAGCACAGATCGTTCTTCTTCTGTTGCATTTGACTACTCTGATTCAGGTCCCCCACGATTTTCAACCAGCTCAGAGCATAGCTTTACATCTCTACCATTTAAACCAAAGTGGGCAGATCTCAGCAATCTCAATGATTTCTCATCAGTTTCAGATGAGAGCTGCAGGACATCATGTTCTTGGTCATCTCAGAACTTG GATGAAGTAGAACTTGAAATGAGGAGGCTGAAGCTAGAGCTTAAACAAACTATGGAGATGTACAGTACAGCATGTAAAGAAGCACTGACAGCAAAGCAGAag GCAATGGAACTAAATAATTGGAGACgtgaagaagaacaaaaactaGAAGAGGCACGGCTTGCACAAGAAGCAGCAATGGCTATTGCAGAGCAGGAGAGAGCTAGATGCAGAGCAGCGATGGAAGCAGCTGATGCAGCCAAGAGAATTGCAGAGTTAGAATCACATAAAAGGGCAAATCTGGAGATGAAAGCAGTTAAAGAGGCAGAGGAAATGCAGAAAGCATTGAAAAATCTTGCACAAAGCGACATCAGATACAGGAGATATTCAATTGAGGAGGTTGAATCGGCGACGGAACATTTTGCACAATCTCGAAAGATTGGGGAAGGAGGTTATGGACCTGTCTTTCGTTGTCGTCTTGATCACACATCAGTTGCAGTCAAGGTTTTGCGTCCTGACGCAACTCAAGGAAGGACACAGTTTCAGCAAGAG ATTGATATACTGAGTTGCATAAGGCATCCCAACATGGTACTTCTTCTAGGAGCATGCCCTGAATATGGCATTCTAGTTTATGAGTACATGTCCAATGGAAGTTTGGAGGATCGACTCTTTCGAAAGGGTAACACCCCTGTTATTCCTTGGCAATTGAGGTTTCGAATTGCTGCCGAGATTGCTACTGGCCTTCTGTTTCTCCACCAGACAAAGCCTGAGCCATTGGTGCACCGTGATCTCAAGCCAGCTAACATATTGCTTGACCACAACTATGTTTCCAAGATTAGTGACGTTGGTTTGGCTAGACTTTTACCTGCTGTGGCTGAAAATGTAACACAATGCTACGTGACTTCGGCCGCTGGAACTTTCTGCTATATAGACCCTGAGTATCAACAAACTGGAATGCTTGGGGTTAAATCTGATGTGTATTCACTAGGAATCATGTTGCTTCAACTAATTACAGCTAAGCCGGCCATGGGGTTGGCTCACCATGTTGCTCGTTCTATCGAGAAGGGGACTTTTCAGGAGTTTCTGGACCCAGCTGTGGTTGATTGGCCAGTGGAACAAACACTTTGCTTTGCAAAATTAGCACTTGAATGTGCAGAACTTCGGCGAAAGGACCGACCAGATCTTGCCAGTGTTGTGTTGCCCGAACTtgaaaaattgagagaatttggTGAAGAGATGATGGAGCACATGGAGTCAAGGGATAGTAGTGGATCGATAAGCAGTTTTAGCCATCCCTCAACGGAGCAG GACGTAATGAGCGACCCACAATTGATGATGATTTCAGAAAGTTCCAAGAGCCCGTCTAGTATATCATCACAGGTAGAAGAAGAATGA
- the LOC101202855 gene encoding U-box domain-containing protein 52 isoform X2, with product MWLQKGNSVNSVKKVGAGGGGNGLVAIGIDREKGSQNALRWAAEHLIGKGQTVILIHVVHRPSSAAASLIGEAIICNTDGSSTSDSPHIQQLEMQTRDIFLTFHCYCTRKDIQCLDIILEDTDIVKALTEYVSYAAIETLVLGAPSRHGFIRFKSSSMGSSVSKGAPDFCTVYVISKGKVSSVKNASRSAPFTSPLLDRLQKLSKPIVKGSITPRHKFNLRDRTSFKPRSFQDETIKSPYSHGGERTCISKFSGGFSESESDISFISSGRPSTDRSSSVAFDYSDSGPPRFSTSSEHSFTSLPFKPKWADLSNLNDFSSVSDESCRTSCSWSSQNLDEVELEMRRLKLELKQTMEMYSTACKEALTAKQKAMELNNWRREEEQKLEEARLAQEAAMAIAEQERARCRAAMEAADAAKRIAELESHKRANLEMKAVKEAEEMQKALKNLAQSDIRYRRYSIEEVESATEHFAQSRKIGEGGYGPVFRCRLDHTSVAVKVLRPDATQGRTQFQQEIDILSCIRHPNMVLLLGACPEYGILVYEYMSNGSLEDRLFRKGNTPVIPWQLRFRIAAEIATGLLFLHQTKPEPLVHRDLKPANILLDHNYVSKISDVGLARLLPAVAENVTQCYVTSAAGTFCYIDPEYQQTGMLGVKSDVYSLGIMLLQLITAKPAMGLAHHVARSIEKGTFQEFLDPAVVDWPVEQTLCFAKLALECAELRRKDRPDLASVVLPELEKLREFGEEMMEHMESRDSSGSISSFSHPSTEQLEKESQH from the exons ATGTGGCTACAAAAAGGAAACAGTGTTAATAGCGTCAAAAAGGTTGGAGCAGGCGGAGGAGGAAATGGGTTAGTTGCTATTGGTATAGACAGGGAAAAAGGAAGCCAAAATGCTCTTAGATGGGCCGCTGAGCATTTGATTGGAAAGGGTCAAACTGTGATTTTAATCCATGTGGTTCATAGACCTTCTAGTGCGGCTGCTTCTTTGATTGGGGAAGCCATTATTTGTAATACTGATGGCAGTTCCACATCTGATTCCCCTCATATACAGCAGCTCGAGATGCAGACTAGAGACATTTTTCTCACCTTCCATTGCTATTGTACTCGGAAGGAT ATTCAATGTCTTGATATTATATTGGAAGACACCGATATAGTGAAAGCATTAACTGAATACGTATCGTACGCTGCAATCGAGACCTTGGTGCTCGGGGCTCCTTCGAGACATGGATTTATTAg GTTTAAGTCATCGAGCATGGGTAGTAGCGTGTCAAAAGGAGCACCGGATTTCTGCACTGTATATGTCATCTCGAAGGGGAAGGTGTCATCAGTGAAGAATGCATCTCGCTCAGCTCCCTTCACTTCCCCTCTACTAGACCGTTTACAGAAGTTATCTAAGCCGATCGTAAAGGGATCAATCACTCCTCGACATAAGTTCAATTTGAGAG ATAGGACATCATTCAAGCCTCGCAGCTTCCAAGATGAAACAATCAA GTCACCTTACTCTCACGGAGGAGAGAGAACTTGTATCTCGAAATTTAGTGGGGGGTTCTCTGAGTCAGAATCCGACATATCCTTTATAAGCTCTGGCAGACCAAGCACAGATCGTTCTTCTTCTGTTGCATTTGACTACTCTGATTCAGGTCCCCCACGATTTTCAACCAGCTCAGAGCATAGCTTTACATCTCTACCATTTAAACCAAAGTGGGCAGATCTCAGCAATCTCAATGATTTCTCATCAGTTTCAGATGAGAGCTGCAGGACATCATGTTCTTGGTCATCTCAGAACTTG GATGAAGTAGAACTTGAAATGAGGAGGCTGAAGCTAGAGCTTAAACAAACTATGGAGATGTACAGTACAGCATGTAAAGAAGCACTGACAGCAAAGCAGAag GCAATGGAACTAAATAATTGGAGACgtgaagaagaacaaaaactaGAAGAGGCACGGCTTGCACAAGAAGCAGCAATGGCTATTGCAGAGCAGGAGAGAGCTAGATGCAGAGCAGCGATGGAAGCAGCTGATGCAGCCAAGAGAATTGCAGAGTTAGAATCACATAAAAGGGCAAATCTGGAGATGAAAGCAGTTAAAGAGGCAGAGGAAATGCAGAAAGCATTGAAAAATCTTGCACAAAGCGACATCAGATACAGGAGATATTCAATTGAGGAGGTTGAATCGGCGACGGAACATTTTGCACAATCTCGAAAGATTGGGGAAGGAGGTTATGGACCTGTCTTTCGTTGTCGTCTTGATCACACATCAGTTGCAGTCAAGGTTTTGCGTCCTGACGCAACTCAAGGAAGGACACAGTTTCAGCAAGAG ATTGATATACTGAGTTGCATAAGGCATCCCAACATGGTACTTCTTCTAGGAGCATGCCCTGAATATGGCATTCTAGTTTATGAGTACATGTCCAATGGAAGTTTGGAGGATCGACTCTTTCGAAAGGGTAACACCCCTGTTATTCCTTGGCAATTGAGGTTTCGAATTGCTGCCGAGATTGCTACTGGCCTTCTGTTTCTCCACCAGACAAAGCCTGAGCCATTGGTGCACCGTGATCTCAAGCCAGCTAACATATTGCTTGACCACAACTATGTTTCCAAGATTAGTGACGTTGGTTTGGCTAGACTTTTACCTGCTGTGGCTGAAAATGTAACACAATGCTACGTGACTTCGGCCGCTGGAACTTTCTGCTATATAGACCCTGAGTATCAACAAACTGGAATGCTTGGGGTTAAATCTGATGTGTATTCACTAGGAATCATGTTGCTTCAACTAATTACAGCTAAGCCGGCCATGGGGTTGGCTCACCATGTTGCTCGTTCTATCGAGAAGGGGACTTTTCAGGAGTTTCTGGACCCAGCTGTGGTTGATTGGCCAGTGGAACAAACACTTTGCTTTGCAAAATTAGCACTTGAATGTGCAGAACTTCGGCGAAAGGACCGACCAGATCTTGCCAGTGTTGTGTTGCCCGAACTtgaaaaattgagagaatttggTGAAGAGATGATGGAGCACATGGAGTCAAGGGATAGTAGTGGATCGATAAGCAGTTTTAGCCATCCCTCAACGGAGCAG TTGGAAAAGGAGTCACAACACTGA
- the LOC101202855 gene encoding U-box domain-containing protein 52 isoform X1, which yields MWLQKGNSVNSVKKVGAGGGGNGLVAIGIDREKGSQNALRWAAEHLIGKGQTVILIHVVHRPSSAAASLIGEAIICNTDGSSTSDSPHIQQLEMQTRDIFLTFHCYCTRKDIQCLDIILEDTDIVKALTEYVSYAAIETLVLGAPSRHGFIRFKSSSMGSSVSKGAPDFCTVYVISKGKVSSVKNASRSAPFTSPLLDRLQKLSKPIVKGSITPRHKFNLRDRTSFKPRSFQDETIKSPYSHGGERTCISKFSGGFSESESDISFISSGRPSTDRSSSVAFDYSDSGPPRFSTSSEHSFTSLPFKPKWADLSNLNDFSSVSDESCRTSCSWSSQNLDEVELEMRRLKLELKQTMEMYSTACKEALTAKQKAMELNNWRREEEQKLEEARLAQEAAMAIAEQERARCRAAMEAADAAKRIAELESHKRANLEMKAVKEAEEMQKALKNLAQSDIRYRRYSIEEVESATEHFAQSRKIGEGGYGPVFRCRLDHTSVAVKVLRPDATQGRTQFQQEIDILSCIRHPNMVLLLGACPEYGILVYEYMSNGSLEDRLFRKGNTPVIPWQLRFRIAAEIATGLLFLHQTKPEPLVHRDLKPANILLDHNYVSKISDVGLARLLPAVAENVTQCYVTSAAGTFCYIDPEYQQTGMLGVKSDVYSLGIMLLQLITAKPAMGLAHHVARSIEKGTFQEFLDPAVVDWPVEQTLCFAKLALECAELRRKDRPDLASVVLPELEKLREFGEEMMEHMESRDSSGSISSFSHPSTEQDVMSDPQLMMISESSKSPSSISSQVEEE from the exons ATGTGGCTACAAAAAGGAAACAGTGTTAATAGCGTCAAAAAGGTTGGAGCAGGCGGAGGAGGAAATGGGTTAGTTGCTATTGGTATAGACAGGGAAAAAGGAAGCCAAAATGCTCTTAGATGGGCCGCTGAGCATTTGATTGGAAAGGGTCAAACTGTGATTTTAATCCATGTGGTTCATAGACCTTCTAGTGCGGCTGCTTCTTTGATTGGGGAAGCCATTATTTGTAATACTGATGGCAGTTCCACATCTGATTCCCCTCATATACAGCAGCTCGAGATGCAGACTAGAGACATTTTTCTCACCTTCCATTGCTATTGTACTCGGAAGGAT ATTCAATGTCTTGATATTATATTGGAAGACACCGATATAGTGAAAGCATTAACTGAATACGTATCGTACGCTGCAATCGAGACCTTGGTGCTCGGGGCTCCTTCGAGACATGGATTTATTAg GTTTAAGTCATCGAGCATGGGTAGTAGCGTGTCAAAAGGAGCACCGGATTTCTGCACTGTATATGTCATCTCGAAGGGGAAGGTGTCATCAGTGAAGAATGCATCTCGCTCAGCTCCCTTCACTTCCCCTCTACTAGACCGTTTACAGAAGTTATCTAAGCCGATCGTAAAGGGATCAATCACTCCTCGACATAAGTTCAATTTGAGAG ATAGGACATCATTCAAGCCTCGCAGCTTCCAAGATGAAACAATCAA GTCACCTTACTCTCACGGAGGAGAGAGAACTTGTATCTCGAAATTTAGTGGGGGGTTCTCTGAGTCAGAATCCGACATATCCTTTATAAGCTCTGGCAGACCAAGCACAGATCGTTCTTCTTCTGTTGCATTTGACTACTCTGATTCAGGTCCCCCACGATTTTCAACCAGCTCAGAGCATAGCTTTACATCTCTACCATTTAAACCAAAGTGGGCAGATCTCAGCAATCTCAATGATTTCTCATCAGTTTCAGATGAGAGCTGCAGGACATCATGTTCTTGGTCATCTCAGAACTTG GATGAAGTAGAACTTGAAATGAGGAGGCTGAAGCTAGAGCTTAAACAAACTATGGAGATGTACAGTACAGCATGTAAAGAAGCACTGACAGCAAAGCAGAag GCAATGGAACTAAATAATTGGAGACgtgaagaagaacaaaaactaGAAGAGGCACGGCTTGCACAAGAAGCAGCAATGGCTATTGCAGAGCAGGAGAGAGCTAGATGCAGAGCAGCGATGGAAGCAGCTGATGCAGCCAAGAGAATTGCAGAGTTAGAATCACATAAAAGGGCAAATCTGGAGATGAAAGCAGTTAAAGAGGCAGAGGAAATGCAGAAAGCATTGAAAAATCTTGCACAAAGCGACATCAGATACAGGAGATATTCAATTGAGGAGGTTGAATCGGCGACGGAACATTTTGCACAATCTCGAAAGATTGGGGAAGGAGGTTATGGACCTGTCTTTCGTTGTCGTCTTGATCACACATCAGTTGCAGTCAAGGTTTTGCGTCCTGACGCAACTCAAGGAAGGACACAGTTTCAGCAAGAG ATTGATATACTGAGTTGCATAAGGCATCCCAACATGGTACTTCTTCTAGGAGCATGCCCTGAATATGGCATTCTAGTTTATGAGTACATGTCCAATGGAAGTTTGGAGGATCGACTCTTTCGAAAGGGTAACACCCCTGTTATTCCTTGGCAATTGAGGTTTCGAATTGCTGCCGAGATTGCTACTGGCCTTCTGTTTCTCCACCAGACAAAGCCTGAGCCATTGGTGCACCGTGATCTCAAGCCAGCTAACATATTGCTTGACCACAACTATGTTTCCAAGATTAGTGACGTTGGTTTGGCTAGACTTTTACCTGCTGTGGCTGAAAATGTAACACAATGCTACGTGACTTCGGCCGCTGGAACTTTCTGCTATATAGACCCTGAGTATCAACAAACTGGAATGCTTGGGGTTAAATCTGATGTGTATTCACTAGGAATCATGTTGCTTCAACTAATTACAGCTAAGCCGGCCATGGGGTTGGCTCACCATGTTGCTCGTTCTATCGAGAAGGGGACTTTTCAGGAGTTTCTGGACCCAGCTGTGGTTGATTGGCCAGTGGAACAAACACTTTGCTTTGCAAAATTAGCACTTGAATGTGCAGAACTTCGGCGAAAGGACCGACCAGATCTTGCCAGTGTTGTGTTGCCCGAACTtgaaaaattgagagaatttggTGAAGAGATGATGGAGCACATGGAGTCAAGGGATAGTAGTGGATCGATAAGCAGTTTTAGCCATCCCTCAACGGAGCAG GACGTAATGAGCGACCCACAATTGATGATGATTTCAGAAAGTTCCAAGAGCCCGTCTAGTATATCATCACAGGTAGAAGAAGAATGA